The proteins below come from a single Cannabis sativa cultivar Pink pepper isolate KNU-18-1 chromosome 3, ASM2916894v1, whole genome shotgun sequence genomic window:
- the LOC115711057 gene encoding calcium-dependent protein kinase 32: MGNCCVTPAGVSSPDRKKGKKKKQNPFALDYGANHHVSSGNKLCVLAEPTGREIELSYELGRELGRGEFGITYLCTDRSTGNTFACKSISKKKLRTSVDIEDVRREVEIMKHMPKHPNIVTLKDTYEDDNAVHLVMELCEGGELFDRIVARGHYTERAAAAVTKTIVEVVQVCHKHGVMHRDLKPENFLFGNKKETAPLKAIDFGLSVFFKPGERFTEIVGSPYYMAPEVLKRNYGPEVDVWSAGVILYILLCGVPPFWAETEQGVAQAIIRSVLDFKRDPWPKVSDNAKDLVKKMLDPDPKRRLTAQEVLDHPWLQNAKKAPNVSLGETVRARLKQFSVMNKLKKRALRVIAEHLSVEEVAGIKEGFNLMDTSSRGRINTDELRAGLHKLGHQIPDADVHILMEAGDVDKDGYLDYGEFVAISVHLRKMGSDDEHLHKAFEFFDKNQTGFIEIDELRHCLADDVEENNEEVVEAIMQDVDTDKDGKISYEEFAAMMKSGTDWRKASRQYSRERFNNLSLKLMKDGSLQLDNNESR, from the exons ATGGGTAATTGTTGCGTAACCCCAGCTGGAGTTTCATCTCCAGATAGGAAAaaaggaaagaagaagaagcaaaaCCCATTTGCTTTAGATTATGGGGCTAATCACCATGTTAGTAGCGGGAACAAGCTCTGTGTTTTGGCAGAACCAACTGGACGTGAAATCGAGCTTAGTTATGAACTGGGTCGGGAGCTTGGAAGGGGTGAATTTGGAATTACGTATCTTTGTACGGACAGGTCTACAGGTAATACTTTTGCTTGTAAGTCTATATCTAAGAAGAAGCTTAGAACATCGGTTGATATTGAAGATGTGAGGAGAGAGGTTGAGATCATGAAACATATGCCTAAACATCCAAATATAGTAACCTTGAAAGACACTTATGAAGATGATAATGCTGTTCATCTGGTTATGGAGCTTTGTGAAGGTGGTGAATTGTTTGATCGGATTGTGGCAAGGGGTCATTATACTGAGCGTGCTGCTGCAGCTGTTACAAAAACTATTGTTGAAGTTGTTCAG GTTTGCCACAAGCATGGTGTGATGCATCGTGATCTAAAACCCGAAAACTTTCTATTTGGTAACAAGAAGGAAACCGCGCCTTTGAAGGCAATTGATTTCGGGTTGTCTGTCTTTTTTAAGCCTG GTGAAAGATTCACTGAGATTGTTGGAAGTCCATACTACATGGCTCCCGAGGTGCTAAAGCGGAATTATGGACCAGAGGTTGATGTTTGGAGTGCTGGAGTAATTCTGTACATCTTGCTTTGTGGTGTTCCACCTTTTTGGGCAG AAACTGAACAAGGAGTAGCACAAGCAATTATACGATCGGTTTTGGATTTTAAAAGAGACCCTTGGCCTAAAGTTTCCGACAATGCAAAAGACCTTGTTAAGAAGATGCTCGACCCTGATCCAAAACGGAGGCTTACAGCTCAGGAAGTACTAG ATCATCCTTGGTTGCAAAATGCAAAGAAAGCTCCAAATGTGTCTTTGGGTGAAACTGTGAGGGCAAGGCTCAAGCAATTCTCTGTAATGAACAAGCTCAAGAAAAGAGCTCTGAGG GTAATTGCTGAGCATTTGTCAGTAGAAGAAGTTGCTGGTATAAAAGAAGGATTTAATCTTATGGATACTAGCAGCAGAGGAAGGATTAACACGGATGAACTAAGAGCCGGATTGCATAAGCTTGGTCATCAAATTCCAGATGCAGATGTTCATATTCTAATGGAAGCT GGTGATGTAGATAAGGATGGATATCTGGACTATGGAGAATTTGTTGCCATATCTGTTCACCTAAGAAAGATGGGCAGTGATGACGAGCATCTTCACAAAGCCTTCGAATTCTTTGACAAAAACCAAACTGGATTCATAGAAATTGACGAGCTGCGACATTGCTTGGCTGATGATGTTGAAGAAAACAATGAAGAAGTCGTTGAAGCCATTATGCAAGACGTGGACACCGATAAG GATGGAAAAATAAGTTATGAAGAGTTTGCTGCGATGATGAAGTCGGGTACTGATTGGAGAAAAGCGTCGAGACAGTACTCGCGAGAGCGGTTCAACAATCTCAGTTTGAAACTGATGAAAGATGGTTCCTTGCAGTTAGACAATAACGAGAGTAGATAG